From the Mycobacterium sp. DL592 genome, the window GATCGCGGCGCGGCGAACATTGGTGTTCATACGTTCCGTCCTGGTCGGTCGGCTGTCACGGTGCGGGCGGCAGGCCGGGATAGAGGGGTTGACCGTCAGCGCCGTACCACGGGGCGCCGTAGGGCGGACCGCCCGGATACGGCGGCGGCGGGCCGGGGGCGGGTCCCGGCAGGCACTCCCCGACGTGGGGTGATTCGGGGATCGCCCGGGTGACCGGGAAGTAGTCGACCGAACAGGTCTGGCCGATTCCGGGGTTGGGCCGCCAATCCAGCCCCGTTCCCCATCCCGTGTTCGTCACGAGTTGCCGGACCGGGAAGTTCTTGGCGGCGTCGGGCAGCGACCCACATCCGGGACGACCGCCGGGGCCGCCCTTGGCTGCCACTAGGGGCAGATTCTCCGGGTAACGGTAGAGGTCGTCGCCGAATGCGATTCCCGCGTCCAGGTACACGGTCCGGCCGTTGCCACCGAACCACTCACCGGCCTTGTCCAGGAACAGCTTGGCGCCCTGGACGGTGCAGGTGTACTCCGGGCTGTACTTCAGCAGAAGCGCCGTCGTCGGCTCCAGGACGTTCACAGCGCCGACCAGATCGTCTTTGGCCGGACCGATCAGATTGACGCCGCTGTTGGAAAAGCCGAGCGTGTTCAACAGCAACGCATCGAGATCACCGGCGTGACCCGTGATCGTGTCGCTGGTGGTGCTGGCGGCATCGAGGGTCGCCAGGATGTCCTGGGCTGCAACGCTATAGGCGTCGCTGAAACCCTTGTAGGATCGCCAGTCCGCCGCCACGGTGTCCATTCGCGGGTTGACCGCCAGCAGCACCTGGTTGGCATCGGTGATCGCCTGGCCGATTCGTTCCCCCTGGCCGCGCACCCCATCGGCCATGGCGGTCAGCACCGCGTTGAGTTTGGCCACGTCCACTTGGTGCAGGACGCCCACGAGGTTGTCGAAGATCGTGTTGACCTCGGTGGTCACGTTGCGCGACCGGATGGATTCGCCGGCTTTCAGCCGCTGCGGACTGGGGTTCGGTGGATAGACCAGGTCGACGAACTTGGCCCCGAAAACGGTCGTCGCCTTGACTTCCGCTTCGATGTTGGCCGGGATGTGCTCGACTTGGTCGGGATCGATCTCCAGACGCAACCCGACGGGCTGCCCACCCCCCGTGATGCCCGCCACCCGCCCGACCTCGACTCCGCGCAGCTTGACCTTGGCACCGGTCTCCATCACCAGTCCGCTGCGGTCCGAGGTGACGACGACCGGTAGATAGCTGCGAAACGTGCCGAAGAAGAACGCCAAACATAGTGCGGCAGTGGCGATGATGGCGGTGAACAGTCCGGCCGCCCACCACAACGGTCGCAGGTTGTGCTCTCCTGTGTCCTGGTCCATGCCGCTATCCCGAGAGATGGAAATGCCCGGACTGGCCGTAGATGGCCAGCGAGAGGAACAGAACGACGAATACCGCCGAGATCATCGAGGTGCGAACGGCCCGTCCGACGGCTTCGCCGACACCGGCGGGTCCACCGGATGCGGTGAAGCCGTAATAGGTGTGCACGAGCATGATCACGGCAGCCATCGACACCGCCTGGAAGAACGACCAGATGATGTCCGTCGGATTCAGGAACGTATTGAAGTAGTGGTCATAGACGCCGCTCGACTGACCGTAGACGACGGTGGTCCCGAATCGTGCGGCCAGAAATGCGGTGATCATAGCCACGCAGTACAGCGGGATGACCACGATGACCCCCGCGACGACCCGGTTCGATGCGAGGTAGGCCACCGAACGCACACCCATCACTTCCAGCGCATCGATCTCTTCGTTGATCCGCATCGCACCGAGCTGCGCGGTGGCGCCCGCACCGATGGTGGCCGCCAATGCGATGCCGGCGATGACGGGAGCGATCAGGCGGACGTTGAAAAATGCTGAGGCGAAGCCTGTGAGCGCCTCGACCCCGACATTGGCGAACTGGTTGTACCCCTGGACTGCCACCAGGGCTCCGGTCGACAGGGTCAGAAAGCCCACGATCACCACGGTCCCGCCGATGATCGCCAACGCGCCCGTGCCCAGGCTCATCTGGGCGATCAGGCGCACGGTCTCGGCCTGGTAGTGCACCAGCGCGTCGCGTACGGAGACGATCGTGCGGAAGTAGAACTGGGCCTGGGTACCGATTCGGGTCAGTCCGGTGACGCCCTTGGCGGCGACACGGCGTAGCGCAGGATGCAACCCACTGGGCGCGGCACTGCTCACAGGGTTGCCTTCACACCGACCGCTGTCGCGATGATGTTGATCGCGAACAATGCCATGAAGGTGTAGACGACTGTCTCGTTGACGGCGTTTCCGACGCCTGCCGGTCCCCCGCCGACCGACACCCCCTTGTAGCAGGCGATCAGTCCGGCCGCCAGACCGAACAGCGTCGACTTGATCAGCGCGATGACCACGTCAGGAGCCTTGGTGATGACGGTCAGCCCACCCACGAACGATCCGGGGGTCACATGCTGGATGAACACCGCGAAGACGAAGCTGCCCGTCAATCCGACCAGGATCACCACCGACGACAGCAGCGTCGCCACGATGGTGGCGGCCAGCACCCGGGGCACCACCAGCGCCTGGATGGGATCGATCCCCATCACCCGTAGCGCGTCGAGTTCGTCACGAATCGTGCGAGCTCCGAGATCCGCGCACATGGCCGTCGCGCCCGCTCCCGAGACCACCAACACGGTCACCACCGGGCCGATCTGCGTCACTGTTCCGTAGGCGGCCCCCGTACCCGAGTAGTCCGCCGCACCGAACTCGACCAGCAGGATGTTGAAGGTGAAGACCATCAACACCGTGAAGGGAATGGCCAGCATCAGCGTGGGGACCATCGACACACGGGCCACGAACCACGCCTGGACCAGGAACTCGCGCCACGCGAACGGCCTGCGGGGGATAGCCAGCACGACCTCGAGCGCCATCACGAAGAACCCGCCCAAGGCGACAACCGGCTTGGCGGGTGAGGCTGAGGCGACGGCCTCCAGCCGCCGGATCATCGATGATCGGCGACCGCCGACACCTGCTGGGGAAGCAGTCGTCTCGTCAACGTGCGTCAATGCCGGCACCGGCTGCCCCGCCCGCTCGAAACCGTCCCCGTGGCGCCGCGTGCGAACCTCAACCTACCCACCTTCAAGTTCTAATCGGTTCACGAACCGACCGATGTCGACACCGCCCGGTGAGTCCCAAAGTGACTGCGACACAGCCGGTATAGACACACTGTGACGCAGGACACCAAGCGAGATAAACCTTACCCCTTTAGGTAAATGTCGTCAATCACACAATTTCCCCTTCCCCTCACTCGGCCCGATCTGGTAGGCAAATGCCTGGTAACAGCCAGGCGAGCCCACCAAATGGTGCCCAGCCGGTCACCGTCGACGCTGTGCCACCCCCTGCGGTCGGGCGGGTCGGCACCGCCAGGGCGCCACGGCGGCGCGTCAGACGGGAGCGGGGGCGCGCGACATCACAGACGGCCGGGGCAGCCGTTAGCTCTTTGGGGGTACAAAAACCCCTCATATGAGAAGCAGCTACCTAGGCAGTAGCCCGATAGCGTTTCGGCCATGTTGCCGGACGAGGATGCGCGCACGGCGATTGCCGGCGCAGATGGCGGCGCGAACTGCGCTTATGCCGCCACCCGTGGCGCGCCGAGATGCCACGAAGGCCGGCACCGGATGCGCTGGCGGGCGCCCGGCGACCGCGCTTCGGCGATGTTCTCCGATCCGCAGGGCGGGATGACATCCAGTTTGCGGGGTACGCGACCTTGAGCGCGGGATCACTCGCTGCCAAGCCCGTGCGGGCTTTCGGCGGATTCATCGGCATGACCCTGGACACCTTCGTGGTGATGTTCCGCCCGCAGTTCGCCTGGCGGGAGTACCTGTTGCAGACCTGGTTCGTGGCGCGCGTGTCGGTCTTGCCCGCCCTGATGCTGACGCTGCCCTACTCAGTGTTGCTGGTGTTCACCTTCAACATCCTGCTCGGCGAGTTCGGCGCAGCGGACTTCTCCGGTACCGGTGCGGCGATCGGCACGGTCAACCAGATCGGACCGATCGTCACCGTGCTCGTGGTCTCCGGCGCCGGCGCCACCGCGATGTGCGCCGACCTCGGCGCACGCACCATTCGGGAAGAGCTCGACGCCTTGCGCGTCATGGGCATCGACCCCATCCAGGCGCTCGTGGTCCCCCGCGTGCTGGCCGCCACCACGGTGGCACTGGCGCTCTCGTCCACGGTCATCCTGACCGGCCTCGCCGGCGCCTACATCTTCGTCGTCTATATCCAGAACGTCTCGCCGGGCGCGTTCGCCGCCGGCCTGACGCTGCTGACCGGCGTCGGTGACGTTGTCGTATCGCTCACCAAGGCAACACTTTTCGGCCTGGCCGCCGGCCTGATCGCCTGTTACAAGGGCATCTCGGTCGGTGGTGGCCCTGCCGGCGTAGGCAACGCCGTCAACGAGACCGTGGTCTTCACCTTCATGGTGCTGTTCGCCATCAACGTCATCGTCACCGCCGTCGGCATCCAGTTCACGGTGTGATGGTGCACCCGTGAGCGTCAACTCCCCCAGCCGACTGCACCCCAAACTGGCGACAGGCCTGCGCGAGCTGTCCGCCGGATGGGACCGCATCGGCGCCCAAACCCGGTTCTATGTCAAGACGCTGGCCGCGATCCCCGATGCGGCGACCCGCTATAACAAGGAACTGTTGCGTCTCGTCGCCCAGATGGGTTTGGGCGCAGGCGCTTTGGCCGTAGTAGGCGGAACGGTGGCCATCGTCGGCTTTCTGACCATGACCACCGGCGCCCTGGTGGCCGTCCAGGGATACAACCAGTTGGCGTCGGTCGGCTTCGAGGCCCTGACCGGATTTGCGTCGGCCTTCTTCAACGTTCGGCTCATCGTCCCGGGGACCGTCTCGGTGGCGTTGTCGGCGACCATCGGCGCGGGTGCGACCGCCCAGATCGGCGCGATGCGGATCAACGAAGAGATCGATGCACTGGAGGTCATCGGAATCCGTTCGGTCACTTACCTGGCCGCGACCCGCGTTCTGGCGGGCGTCATCGTGGTGATACCGCTGTACTGCATCGCCGTCATGATGGCGTTCCTGGCCGCCCGCACCGGCACCGTCGTCATCTACGGTCAGGGTGCCGGCGTCTACGACCACTACTTCAACACCTTCCTCAACCCCACCGACGTCATCTGGTCGTTCATGCAGTCGGTGGCGATGACGATCGTCATCATGCTGGTGCACACGTTCTACGGCTACACCGCCAAGGGCGGACCAGCTGGCGTCGGTGAGGCGGTCGGGCGTGCCGTTCGTACGTCGATGGTGGTCGCCGCGGTCGAAATCGTGATGATCTCACTGGCCGTGTACGGCCAGTCCGGCAACTTCAATCTGGCGGGCTAGATATGGAAGCCCGGCCCGGTGAGGAACGCCTGCATGACAGGTGGTGGACGGTCATCCTGCTGGCCGTTGTCGCCGTGTTCTTCTTCGTCACCGCAACACTTTTCGCGGGTACCTTCCGGTCCTACGTGCCGGTCACACTGACCGCCGACCGTTCAGGGTTGGTGATGGAAACCGGTGCGAAGGTCAAGATGCGCGGCGTTCAGGTCGGCCGGGTCAGCCAGATCACCGGCGGTCAGGGGCCCGCGACGCTGCGGCTGGAGATCGACCCGGACCAGGTCCAGTACATCCCGGCCAATGTGGGAGCGCAGATCCGCGCCACCACCGCGTTCGGGGCAAAATTCGTCGACCTCATCTATCCGTCCGAACCCAGTCCGCAGCGGCTGGCCGCCGGCGCTGTGCTGCAGTCGAAAAACGTCACCACCGAGGTCAACACCGTCTTCCAGAATGTCGTCAACCTGCTCGACAAGGTCGACCCCGCCAAGCTCAACGCGGTCCTGACGGCGGTTGCCGACGGAGTCCGCGGCCAGGGGCCGCGGATGGCCGAGGCCACCACCGATCTCAACGAGGTTCTCAAGGCGCTCAACGAGCGCAGCGACACCATCCGCGAGGACTGGCGCTCGTTCAAGAACTTCAACGACACCTACGCCGCGGCCGCACCGGACATCGTGACGATCCTCAACGCCGGCAGCACGGTCAGCACGACCATCGCCGATCGGTCTTCACAGCTGGATGCATTGCTGCTCAACACCATTGGGTTCTCGTATTCAGCTCGCGACCTGCTGGCCTCGAGCGAGGACTCCCTGGTCCGCGCCGTCAACCTACTCGAGCCCACCACCAATCTGCTGCTGAAGTACAGCCCCGTCTACACCTGCTGGCTGCAGGGCGCCACATGGACTCTGAGCACCGGCGACGCCTACAACATCTGGGGCGGCCGCGACGGCAAGTCGGCGAACTTCGACGTCGCCCTGCTGCTGGGCAACGACGGCTACCAGTACCCCGACAACCTGCCCATCGTCAACGCCAAGGGCGGACCGGGCGGCAAGCCCAGCTGCGGATCGATGCCCGATCCGACCAAGAACCTCCCGGTGCGTCAGCTGATCACCAACACCGGCTGGGGTACCGGCCTGGACATCCGCCCGAATCCTGGCCTGGGAGAACAATGTTGGGCCGACTGGTTCCCGGTCACCCGCGCAGTGCCGCAGCGGCCGAGCATCCGCCAGTGCCTGCCGGGGCCGGCACCCGGGCCCGACCCCGGTCCGGGAATGCCGCCCTACGGGGCGGCGTGGTACGGCCCGGGCGGGGTCCCGCTCTGGCCTGGCGTGCCGCCGGCACCCGATCCGGCGGTCCCAGCACCACAGGCGGCGCCAACGCCGTGACCATCGAGCACCGACGGGAGAACCGACCGTGAAAGACAATCTGAGGGCTACCGTGTGGCGCCTCGCCGTCTTCCTCACGGTGTGTCTGTTCGGCGCGTTCGCCCTGCTCGCCGTCTTCGCGCAGTTCCGCTTCGGCAGCGGTAGGTCCTATAACGCCGAGTTCACCAACGTCACCGGCCTCAAATCCGGCGACTTCGTCCGGATCGCCGGAGTCGAGGTAGGCAAAGTCGGCGACATCACGATCAACCGGGACGCGACGGTCCGCGTCGAGTTCTCCGCCAGCGACACCGTCACCCTGACCGAGGGCACCCGAGCGGTCATCCGCTATGACAATGTGATCGGCGGCCGGTTCCTGGCTCTGGAAGAGGGGGCCGGTGGACTCAAGCGCCTGCAACCCGGCGCGACGATTCCGGTGACCCGCACCGCCCCGGCGCTCGACCTGGATTCGGTGATCGGCGGTTTCAAGCCGCTGTTTCGCGCCTTGAGTCCCGAGCAGGTCAACGCCTTGAGCGGCCAGCTCGATCAGGCACTGCAGGGCCAGGGGCCGACCATCTCCTCCTTCTTGAATCAGGCCGCGGTGTTGACCAACACGCTGGCCGACCGCGATCAGCTGATCGGTGAGGTCGTCACCAACCTCAATGTGGTACTCGGCACCCTGGGCCCGCAGAGCGCGCAACTGGACAAGGCCGTGACGAATCTGTCCGGCTTGATCGACGGCCTCAACGCCCGCCGGACCGATATCGCCGGCGCCTTCGCCAGCGCCAACGCGGCGGCGGCGACCGTCGCCGACCTTCTCGACCAGTCCCGCGAACCCTTCAAAAAGGTTGTGCACGAGACAGATCGGGTGTCAACGATCGCGGTGGGCGACCACGAGTATCTGGAGAAACTCATCGACACGCTGCCCGACAAGTACAAGGCGCTGGGCAGGCAGGGCATGTACGGCGACTTCTTCAGCTTCTACCTCTGCGATTTGGTGCTGAAGCTCAATGGCAAAGGCGGACAACCGGTTTACGTCAAGGTCGCTGGCCAAGACACCGGGCGGTGTACGCCGAAATGAAATCCTTCTCTGAGCGCAACCCGTTCATCCTCGGTGCCGTCGGCGCCGTCGTAATCGCCGGGATCGTCATGGGCGCACTGAATTGGCAGAAACTTCCGTTCCTCAACCCGGGTCGCAACTACTCGGCCTACTTCGCCGACGCGGGCGGTCTGTTCACCGGCGCGGGCGTTGAGGTTTCGGGCCTCCCTATCGGCAAGGTGTCCGATATCGAACTCGACGGCCAGCACGTACTGGTGAAGTTTCGGATCAAAGGCGACGTCCACCTCGGTGAGCGCACGACCGCGGCGATCAAGACGAAGGGTCTGCTGGGCACCAAGATGCTCGACGTCATCCCGGTCGGTGACGGCGATCTGTCGGCTCCGATCCCGATCGACCGGACGACATCGCCCTACCAATTGCCTGACGCGCTGGGCGATCTGACCAACACGATCAGCGGGCTGAACACCGACCAGCTGTCGGCCTCGCTGGCCACCATGGCCCAGACCTTCGCCAACACCCCGCCGGACCTGCGTAACGCGGTGGCCGGAGTGGCGCGGTTCTCCGAGACGCTCGACAAGCAGGACGCCCAGCTTCGCAGTCTGCTGGACAACGCCGCCAAGACCACCGACGTGCTGGCCAAGCGGACCGACCAGATCGTCACGCTGGTGCGGCAGACCAACTCGCTGTTGCTCGCACTCAACGAGCAGAGCGCTGCGCTCGACCGGATCTGGCGCAACATCTCGGCCGTCTCGAAACAACTCAAGGGGTTCATCGCCGACAACCGGGCGCAGCTCAAGCCGGCCCTGGAGAAACTGAACGGGGTCTTGACGATCGTCGACGACCGCAAGGGACGCATTCAGGAGGCGGTCAAGCGGCTCAACAGCTACGCGATGTCACTCGGCGAATCGGTGTCCTCCGGGCCGTTCTTCAAGGCCTACGTGGTCAACCTGTTCCCGGGTCAGTTCGTCCAGCCATTCATCGACGCGGCATTCTCCGATCTCGGGGTCGACCCGGCCACGCTGCTGCCCTCGCTGCGCACCGACCCCCAGGTCGGCCAGCCCGCGACCCCGGCGCTTCCGGTGCCCTACCCGCGTACCGGCCAGGGTGGTGGGCCGCATCTCAACCTGCCCGACGCGATCACCGGTAACCCCGGCGATCAGGGCTGCGGTCCGCCCGGTATTGCGCTGCCCGGCCCCACGGGCTGCTACCCGTACCGGGAGCCGCTGCCCGCACCGCCGCCGGGTGGCCCACCACCCGGGCCGCCGGCAGTATCACCGCCCGGGATCGCGTCGGTTCCCGAACCGACACCGGCTCCGTTCCTGGTGCCGGCGCCCGGTGAACAACCCGCCGACACCCATTCCGGGGGATCGCAATGACTACACTGCGTAAGTACCGCACCCTTCTTGCCGCAGTCCTGGCTCTGACCGTGATCGCCGGTGGCGTGCTGGCCGTCCGGGCGGTCGACCATATGGACCGAGTCGAGGTGGTCGGCTACTTCGAGAACAGCATCGCGCTGTTCCCCGGCGATGACGTCCGAATCCTCGGGGTGCCCGTGGGCCGGGTGGAAAAGGTTGTGCCGCAACCCGATGGCGTCAAGGTCTCGTTCTGGTTCGACCGTAAGTTCAAGGTGCCGGCCGATGCCAAAGCCGCGATCCTGTCCCCCATGCTCGTCACCGGCCGGGCCATCCAACTCACACCGGTCTATGCCGGCGGCCCCACCCTCGCCGACGGCGCGGTGATCCCACGCGACCGCACCGCGGTTCCTGTCGAATGGGACGAGGTCCGCGTCCAGCTCAAACGCCTGACCGAACTGCTGGCACCCACCGAACCGGGCGGGGTCAGCACACTGGGCTCCTTCATCAACACCACCGCCGACAACCTGCGGGGTCAGGGTGGTGCGATCCGCGAGACCATTCTCAAACTCTCCCAGGTGATGTCGGCGCTCGGAGACCACAGTGGCGACATCTTCTCCACGCTGAAGAACCTGTCCATCCTCGTCACGGCACTGCGCGGCAGCAGCGATCTACTCGGTCAGCTCAACAACAACCTCGCCTCGGTGAGCGGCGTGCTGGCTGACGACCCAGGCAAGATCGGCGACGCCTTCGTCGACATGAACTCCGTGATCGGTGACGTCAAGACCTTCGTCGACGAGAACGGTGAGACCATCGGAACGACGGCAGACAAACTCGCCTCGATCAGCACGGCTCTCAACGACAGCCTCGACGACATCAAGCAGACCCTGCACATCGCGCCGTCCACCGTCCAGAACTTCAACAACATCTACGAACCCGCCAACGGTGCGTTCACCGGAGCGTTGGCGGTGAACAACTTCGCCAACCCGATCTCGTTCCTGTGCGGCGCAATTCAGGCGGCCTCCCGTCTAGGTGCCGAGCAGGCCTCGAAACTGTGCGTGCAATATCTGGCACCAATCATGAAAAACCGGCAGTACAACTTCCCGCCGATCGGGGAGAACCTCC encodes:
- a CDS encoding ABC transporter permease — translated: MSSAAPSGLHPALRRVAAKGVTGLTRIGTQAQFYFRTIVSVRDALVHYQAETVRLIAQMSLGTGALAIIGGTVVIVGFLTLSTGALVAVQGYNQFANVGVEALTGFASAFFNVRLIAPVIAGIALAATIGAGATAQLGAMRINEEIDALEVMGVRSVAYLASNRVVAGVIVVIPLYCVAMITAFLAARFGTTVVYGQSSGVYDHYFNTFLNPTDIIWSFFQAVSMAAVIMLVHTYYGFTASGGPAGVGEAVGRAVRTSMISAVFVVLFLSLAIYGQSGHFHLSG
- a CDS encoding MCE family protein → MTTLRKYRTLLAAVLALTVIAGGVLAVRAVDHMDRVEVVGYFENSIALFPGDDVRILGVPVGRVEKVVPQPDGVKVSFWFDRKFKVPADAKAAILSPMLVTGRAIQLTPVYAGGPTLADGAVIPRDRTAVPVEWDEVRVQLKRLTELLAPTEPGGVSTLGSFINTTADNLRGQGGAIRETILKLSQVMSALGDHSGDIFSTLKNLSILVTALRGSSDLLGQLNNNLASVSGVLADDPGKIGDAFVDMNSVIGDVKTFVDENGETIGTTADKLASISTALNDSLDDIKQTLHIAPSTVQNFNNIYEPANGAFTGALAVNNFANPISFLCGAIQAASRLGAEQASKLCVQYLAPIMKNRQYNFPPIGENLLNGAQARPNEVTYSEDWMRPDFVPPAPPAAPGPAAQPPSPLAAETPPTQQSDPNAGLAGMMTPAAGGGS
- a CDS encoding MCE family protein — protein: MKSFSERNPFILGAVGAVVIAGIVMGALNWQKLPFLNPGRNYSAYFADAGGLFTGAGVEVSGLPIGKVSDIELDGQHVLVKFRIKGDVHLGERTTAAIKTKGLLGTKMLDVIPVGDGDLSAPIPIDRTTSPYQLPDALGDLTNTISGLNTDQLSASLATMAQTFANTPPDLRNAVAGVARFSETLDKQDAQLRSLLDNAAKTTDVLAKRTDQIVTLVRQTNSLLLALNEQSAALDRIWRNISAVSKQLKGFIADNRAQLKPALEKLNGVLTIVDDRKGRIQEAVKRLNSYAMSLGESVSSGPFFKAYVVNLFPGQFVQPFIDAAFSDLGVDPATLLPSLRTDPQVGQPATPALPVPYPRTGQGGGPHLNLPDAITGNPGDQGCGPPGIALPGPTGCYPYREPLPAPPPGGPPPGPPAVSPPGIASVPEPTPAPFLVPAPGEQPADTHSGGSQ
- a CDS encoding ABC transporter permease translates to MTLDTFVVMFRPQFAWREYLLQTWFVARVSVLPALMLTLPYSVLLVFTFNILLGEFGAADFSGTGAAIGTVNQIGPIVTVLVVSGAGATAMCADLGARTIREELDALRVMGIDPIQALVVPRVLAATTVALALSSTVILTGLAGAYIFVVYIQNVSPGAFAAGLTLLTGVGDVVVSLTKATLFGLAAGLIACYKGISVGGGPAGVGNAVNETVVFTFMVLFAINVIVTAVGIQFTV
- a CDS encoding MCE family protein, which encodes MEARPGEERLHDRWWTVILLAVVAVFFFVTATLFAGTFRSYVPVTLTADRSGLVMETGAKVKMRGVQVGRVSQITGGQGPATLRLEIDPDQVQYIPANVGAQIRATTAFGAKFVDLIYPSEPSPQRLAAGAVLQSKNVTTEVNTVFQNVVNLLDKVDPAKLNAVLTAVADGVRGQGPRMAEATTDLNEVLKALNERSDTIREDWRSFKNFNDTYAAAAPDIVTILNAGSTVSTTIADRSSQLDALLLNTIGFSYSARDLLASSEDSLVRAVNLLEPTTNLLLKYSPVYTCWLQGATWTLSTGDAYNIWGGRDGKSANFDVALLLGNDGYQYPDNLPIVNAKGGPGGKPSCGSMPDPTKNLPVRQLITNTGWGTGLDIRPNPGLGEQCWADWFPVTRAVPQRPSIRQCLPGPAPGPDPGPGMPPYGAAWYGPGGVPLWPGVPPAPDPAVPAPQAAPTP
- a CDS encoding MCE family protein, whose translation is MKDNLRATVWRLAVFLTVCLFGAFALLAVFAQFRFGSGRSYNAEFTNVTGLKSGDFVRIAGVEVGKVGDITINRDATVRVEFSASDTVTLTEGTRAVIRYDNVIGGRFLALEEGAGGLKRLQPGATIPVTRTAPALDLDSVIGGFKPLFRALSPEQVNALSGQLDQALQGQGPTISSFLNQAAVLTNTLADRDQLIGEVVTNLNVVLGTLGPQSAQLDKAVTNLSGLIDGLNARRTDIAGAFASANAAAATVADLLDQSREPFKKVVHETDRVSTIAVGDHEYLEKLIDTLPDKYKALGRQGMYGDFFSFYLCDLVLKLNGKGGQPVYVKVAGQDTGRCTPK
- a CDS encoding ABC transporter permease, yielding MHPKLATGLRELSAGWDRIGAQTRFYVKTLAAIPDAATRYNKELLRLVAQMGLGAGALAVVGGTVAIVGFLTMTTGALVAVQGYNQLASVGFEALTGFASAFFNVRLIVPGTVSVALSATIGAGATAQIGAMRINEEIDALEVIGIRSVTYLAATRVLAGVIVVIPLYCIAVMMAFLAARTGTVVIYGQGAGVYDHYFNTFLNPTDVIWSFMQSVAMTIVIMLVHTFYGYTAKGGPAGVGEAVGRAVRTSMVVAAVEIVMISLAVYGQSGNFNLAG
- a CDS encoding MCE family protein, translated to MDQDTGEHNLRPLWWAAGLFTAIIATAALCLAFFFGTFRSYLPVVVTSDRSGLVMETGAKVKLRGVEVGRVAGITGGGQPVGLRLEIDPDQVEHIPANIEAEVKATTVFGAKFVDLVYPPNPSPQRLKAGESIRSRNVTTEVNTIFDNLVGVLHQVDVAKLNAVLTAMADGVRGQGERIGQAITDANQVLLAVNPRMDTVAADWRSYKGFSDAYSVAAQDILATLDAASTTSDTITGHAGDLDALLLNTLGFSNSGVNLIGPAKDDLVGAVNVLEPTTALLLKYSPEYTCTVQGAKLFLDKAGEWFGGNGRTVYLDAGIAFGDDLYRYPENLPLVAAKGGPGGRPGCGSLPDAAKNFPVRQLVTNTGWGTGLDWRPNPGIGQTCSVDYFPVTRAIPESPHVGECLPGPAPGPPPPYPGGPPYGAPWYGADGQPLYPGLPPAP
- a CDS encoding ABC transporter permease; protein product: MIRRLEAVASASPAKPVVALGGFFVMALEVVLAIPRRPFAWREFLVQAWFVARVSMVPTLMLAIPFTVLMVFTFNILLVEFGAADYSGTGAAYGTVTQIGPVVTVLVVSGAGATAMCADLGARTIRDELDALRVMGIDPIQALVVPRVLAATIVATLLSSVVILVGLTGSFVFAVFIQHVTPGSFVGGLTVITKAPDVVIALIKSTLFGLAAGLIACYKGVSVGGGPAGVGNAVNETVVYTFMALFAINIIATAVGVKATL